A window from Actinomycetota bacterium encodes these proteins:
- a CDS encoding integrase core domain-containing protein, which produces MWRSTGTEVIRTPVQAPNANAVAERWVGSVRRECLDQLLIVGCRQLAGVLRVYVEHYNRHRPHRSLGHMAPVPSVLAEPKGGSILGRLRRRDLLGGLIHEYEPAA; this is translated from the coding sequence GTGTGGCGCTCGACCGGCACTGAGGTCATCCGCACACCGGTCCAGGCACCCAACGCCAACGCCGTCGCCGAACGGTGGGTCGGCAGCGTGCGCCGAGAGTGTCTTGACCAGCTGCTGATCGTCGGCTGCCGGCAGCTTGCTGGTGTACTGCGAGTCTATGTGGAGCACTACAACCGGCACCGTCCGCACCGCAGCCTTGGTCACATGGCGCCCGTGCCGTCGGTGCTAGCAGAACCGAAGGGCGGATCAATCCTTGGCCGGTTGCGCCGGCGTGACCTGCTCGGTGGACTAATTCATGAGTATGAGCCGGCAGCATGA
- a CDS encoding acyl-CoA dehydrogenase family protein, whose product MSRDTQAHTEQHSRKVAEAAREQDWQQPSFGKELFLGRLRLDLIHPHPRPTEQERRKGEAFLARLEAFLRETVDPLQIERDAKIPDEVVRGLGELGAFGIKIDERYGGLGLSQVYYNRALALAASAHSSISVLLSAHQSIGVPEPVRLFGTPEQQRRILPGVARDQVSAFLLTEPDVGSDPARMRTTATPTEDGSAYVLNGSKLWTTNGVIADMLVVMAVVPRSQGHRGGITAFVVDAHTPGITVTHRNQFMGLRGIENGVTVFDNVRVPAADRLGEEGRGLKIALQTLNTGRLSLPAICCAAAKWSLRIARQWCNERVQWGKPIGKHEAVAAKVAFIAGMAYGMESMLELASALADDKRNDIRIEAALTKLYTSEMAWLVADELVQLRGGRGYETATSLAARGERPVGAEQGLRDLRINRVFEGSTEIMHLFIAREAVDQHLSVAGGLIDPETGLGGKARAAASASRFYARWLPQLTVGKGYTPGGFEEFGALATHLRFMERASRRLARSTFYGMARWQGRLDRKQRFLGRIVDIGAELFAISATCVRTQMLLDDQMPEAEGAVELAELFCRGARRRVDRLFHDLWANDDTGDYAAAQRVLRGDYTWLEAGIIDPSGDGPMIPERVAAGQAAQEAAGVQPGDQVKLGASR is encoded by the coding sequence GTGAGCCGGGACACACAGGCACATACGGAGCAGCACTCCCGCAAGGTCGCCGAGGCGGCGCGCGAGCAGGACTGGCAGCAGCCGAGCTTCGGCAAGGAGCTGTTCCTCGGTCGGCTGCGGCTCGACCTGATCCATCCCCACCCGCGCCCGACCGAGCAGGAGCGGCGCAAGGGCGAGGCCTTCCTGGCGCGGCTGGAGGCGTTCCTCCGCGAGACGGTCGACCCGCTGCAGATCGAGCGCGACGCCAAGATCCCCGACGAAGTCGTGCGGGGCCTGGGCGAGCTGGGCGCGTTCGGGATCAAGATCGACGAGCGCTACGGCGGCCTCGGCCTTTCCCAGGTCTACTACAACCGGGCGCTGGCCCTGGCGGCGTCGGCGCACTCCTCGATCAGCGTGCTGCTCAGCGCCCACCAGTCGATCGGGGTGCCCGAGCCGGTGCGGCTGTTCGGCACCCCCGAGCAGCAGCGGCGCATCCTGCCGGGGGTGGCCAGGGACCAGGTCAGCGCGTTCCTGCTGACCGAGCCTGACGTGGGCAGCGACCCGGCCCGCATGCGCACCACCGCCACACCGACCGAGGACGGCAGCGCGTATGTGCTCAACGGCTCCAAGCTGTGGACCACCAACGGTGTGATCGCCGACATGCTGGTGGTGATGGCGGTCGTGCCCCGCTCCCAAGGGCACCGGGGCGGCATCACCGCGTTCGTGGTCGACGCCCACACGCCCGGGATCACCGTCACCCACCGCAACCAGTTCATGGGGCTGCGCGGGATCGAGAACGGCGTCACCGTCTTCGACAACGTCCGCGTCCCGGCCGCCGACCGCCTCGGCGAGGAAGGCCGCGGGCTCAAGATCGCGCTGCAGACGCTCAACACGGGGCGGCTGTCCCTGCCCGCCATCTGCTGCGCGGCGGCCAAGTGGTCGCTCAGGATCGCCCGCCAGTGGTGCAACGAGCGGGTCCAGTGGGGTAAGCCGATCGGCAAGCACGAGGCCGTCGCCGCCAAGGTCGCGTTCATCGCCGGCATGGCCTACGGGATGGAGTCGATGCTGGAGCTGGCCAGCGCGCTGGCCGACGACAAGCGCAACGACATCCGCATCGAGGCCGCCCTGACCAAGCTGTACACCTCCGAGATGGCCTGGCTGGTCGCCGACGAGCTGGTCCAGCTGCGCGGCGGGCGCGGCTATGAGACGGCCACCTCGCTGGCCGCCCGCGGCGAGCGCCCGGTCGGCGCCGAGCAGGGTCTGCGCGACCTGCGGATCAACCGCGTCTTCGAGGGCTCGACCGAGATCATGCACCTGTTCATCGCCCGCGAGGCGGTCGACCAGCACCTCTCGGTCGCCGGCGGCCTGATCGACCCGGAGACCGGCCTCGGCGGCAAGGCCAGGGCGGCCGCGTCAGCCAGCCGCTTCTACGCCCGCTGGCTGCCCCAGCTGACCGTCGGCAAGGGCTACACCCCCGGCGGTTTCGAGGAGTTCGGTGCCCTCGCCACCCACCTGCGCTTTATGGAGCGGGCAAGCCGGCGGCTCGCCCGCTCGACCTTCTACGGCATGGCCCGCTGGCAGGGCCGGCTGGACCGCAAGCAGCGGTTCCTGGGCCGGATCGTGGACATCGGCGCCGAGCTGTTCGCGATCAGCGCCACCTGCGTGCGGACCCAGATGCTGCTCGACGACCAAATGCCCGAAGCCGAGGGTGCAGTCGAGCTGGCCGAGCTGTTCTGCCGGGGCGCCCGCCGCCGGGTCGACCGGCTGTTCCACGACCTGTGGGCAAACGACGACACCGGCGACTACGCGGCCGCCCAGCGCGTCCTGCGCGGCGACTACACCTGGCTAGAGGCGGGGATCATCGACCCCTCCGGCGACGGCCCGATGATCCCCGAGCGGGTCGCGGCCGGGCAGGCCGCCCAGGAGGCGGCGGGCGTGCAGCCCGGCGACCAGGTCAAGCTCGGCGCCAGCAGATAG